The following coding sequences lie in one Hoplias malabaricus isolate fHopMal1 chromosome 14, fHopMal1.hap1, whole genome shotgun sequence genomic window:
- the lonrf1 gene encoding LON peptidase N-terminal domain and ring finger 1 translates to MSAEARAVLFYIPAQSEGERGQDTGSEPLSGYSSPASPRGSEGSPATKNKLEEAVKMFYTALRHESTRPQSLDSLVECILENYKRKTGGSEGGLLRDSAPDGAGEVSLDCPVCQAFLGEPVTVVCGHSLCKSCVSRALLPKCRVCGENMTLENPGEPKPNVVLNSLLEKWFPEEVKRLKRISEAEKLLRNQNLDRAAALASELLETDPANVRLRVCRGEVYQSLQLYHQALDDWDTCLSISPSLEGYFWKGRVLKEMGRVDESLQLFLQCLALDENFLQAKEEVEKILHDFLSPPCERLKASLRETTHNPPAPQRCKGSLDAQLDANLHSAYSPSEIDEKFGRSESLERSSLSRAYSLRGHTLGVAKEEGLKRVSSAPQLGDQDKGALLKRKHSGSEAGSGVVNTHSSKYKKQGAMVSSAVVVREETESNRTVLRHPLDPNDFECPLCMRLFYEPVTTPCGHTFCKNCLERCLDHGPQCPLCKESLKMYLASRKYSITQVLDEIIKRYLFEEYAARQKIHTEETKELSDLQRNVPVFVCTMAYPTVPCPLHVFEPRYRLMIRRCIETGTRQFGMCINDSHKGFADYGCMLHIRSVHFLPDGRSVVDTVGGKRFRVLSRNMRDGYCTANIEYLQDQRVVDEDELKRLQNLYDQVYNQAKVWFHALENRFRNQILQHFGPMPEREADIQATPNGPACCWWLLAVLPVDPRYQLSLLSMTTLRERLVKIQHILTYLQNTHAA, encoded by the exons ATGTCTGCGGAGGCGCGGGCGGTGTTGTTTTATATCCCCGCTCAGAGCGAGGGGGAGCGGGGCCAGGACACCGGGTCGGAGCCGCTGTCTGGGTACAGTTCTCCAGCTTCACCCCGGGGTTCCGAGGGCTCTCCAGCGACTAAGAACAAGCTGGAAGAAGCGGTAAAAATGTTCTACACGGCGCTGAGGCACGAGTCCACACGGCCGCAGAGTCTGGACTCTCTAGTGGAGTGTATTTTAGAGAACTACAAGAGGAAAACAGGGGGCAGTGAAGGGGGACTCCTCCGGGACTCTGCTCCGGACGGGGCCGGGGAAGTGTCCCTGGACTGCCCGGTGTGCCAGGCGTTTCTGGGAGAGCCCGTGACGGTGGTCTGTGGACACTCTCTCTGTAAGAGCTGTGTGAGCCGAGCCCTGTTGCCCAAGTGCCGGGTCTGCGGCGAGAACATGACCCTGGAGAACCCTGGAGAACCTAAACCCAACGTGGTTCTCAACTCCCTCTTGGAAAAGTGGTTCCCAGAGGAGGTGAAGAGGCTGAAGAGAATCTCAGAAGCAGAAAAGCTGCTGAGGAACCAGAACCTGGACCGAGCTGCCGCCCTGGCCTCAGAACTCCTGGAGACTG accctGCTAATGTGAGACTGAGAGTGTGCAGAGGGGAGGTGTATCAGAGTCTGCAGCTGTATCACCAGGCGCTGGACGACTGGGACACCTGTCTCAGCATCTCTCCGTCCCTAGAG ggTTATTTCTGGAAGGGGAGGGTGCTGAAGGAGATGGGGAGGGTGGATGAATCTCTGCAGCTGTTTCTTCAGTGTTTAGCTCTGGATGAAAATTTTCTTCAGGCCAAAGAGGAAGTGGAAAAG ATTCTGCATGATTTCCTATCCCCACCATGTGAGAGATTAAAGGCAAGTCTAAGAGAAACTACCCACAATCCCCCTGCTCCACAGCGGTGTAAAGGTTCTCTGGATGCTCAGTTGGACGCTAATCTTCACTCAGCATATTCTCCTTCTGAAATTGATGAG AAATTCGGCAGATCGGAGAGTTTGGAGAGGTCCAGTCTGAGTCGAGCTTACTCACTCCGAGGTCACACTCTGGGTGTGGCCAAGGAAGAGGGGCTGAAGAGAGTAAGCTCCGCCCCCCAGCTTGGCGACCAGGACAAGGGAGCACTACTGAAGAGGAAACATTCTGGCTCTGAGGCGGGGTCAGGAgtcgtaaacacacacagcagtaaatacaaaaaacaagGAG CGATGGTCTCCTCAGCTGTGGTGGTCCGAGAGGAAACAGAATCCAACCGCACCGTACTGAGACACCCACTGGACCCCAATGACTTCGAGTGCCCACTGTGTATGAG ACTGTTCTACGAGCCCGTGACCACTCCATGCGGACACACGTTCTGCAAGAACTGTCTGGAACGCTGTCTGGACCATGGCCCTCAGTGTCCACTCTGTAAGGAGAGCCTCAAAATG tATCTTGCCTCTAGGAAGTATTCAATCACTCAGGTTCTAGACGAAATAATTAAGAGATATTTGTTTGAAGAATATGCTGCGAGACAAAAAATACACACTGAGGAAACTAAAGAGCTGTCAGA CCTCCAGAGGAATGTTCCGGTGTTTGTGTGTACGATGGCGTATCCCACAGTGCCTTGTCCTCTGCATGTGTTTGAACCTCGTTATCGGCTAATGATCCGCCGCTGTATAGAGACGGGAACTCGCCAGTTCGGCATGTGCATCAACGACTCTCATAAagg TTTTGCAGACTACGGCTGCATGCTCCACATCCGCAGCGTCCACTTCCTGCCGGACGGACGCTCGGTGGTGGACACTGTTGGAGGGAAGAGGTTCAGAGTTCTGAGCCGGAACATGAGGGACGGGTACTGCACGGCTAACATCGAGTACCTGCAGGACCAGAGG gtggtaGATGAAGATGAATTGAAGCGTCTGCAGAACCTCTATGATCAGGTTTATAATCAGGCGAAAGTTTGGTTCCACGCTCTGGAGAACCGCTTTAGGAACCAGATCCTTCAGCACTTTGGCCCCATGCCTGAGAGAGAGGCTgatatacag GCGACTCCGAATGGTCCGGCGTGCTGCTGGTGGTTGTTGGCTGTTTTGCCGGTGGACCCTCGCTATCAGCTCTCACTGCTCTCCATGACgactctgagagagagactggtcaaAATCCAGCACATCCTCACTTACCTGCAGAACACACACGCCGCGtag